From a single Leishmania major strain Friedlin complete genome, chromosome 27 genomic region:
- a CDS encoding conserved hypothetical protein (previous protein_id=AAZ09747.1), whose amino-acid sequence MESKVPLFLYFMVTNHPEVKQYTELLCHQVDQANRRLKDENFGDVYQEFGKDAGLAIKLGMVDCLQEPGLMAKFHIDPHMFPLIYFVRNKVFCDKMVGVVTESHVKEAVEAFIDYAKLESKSESEGASLFQKVRRQDDDDENAMTLIAAAHGKMQAGDPAKGKQLFEKALRMSMEDMEVVKKRYGVPNKKMTPELWAKLKREPCYNSAPEALCGLAMCAMASKQRDEAFRLAARVREEFPFAPQDMRGVAEAVVRIELIQVVDYDPDTDNYMRLLKFDELVSEPAQFYKHHLKRAVAFYVEGVAGQAIEECLRLIRAEPKLLSALKEGGIVPNDLRLGPTAVTPARQVIRAIFEALGPTNEHVEKGRKLLQLYL is encoded by the coding sequence ATGGAGTCGAAGGTTCCTTTATTTCTGTACTTCATGGTCACCAACCACCCCGAAGTGAAGCAGTACACGGAGCTGCTTTGCCACCAGGTGGATCAGGCGAATCGCCGCCTCAAGGACGAAAACTTCGGCGATGTGTATCAAGAATTTGGCAAGGACGCAGGGCTAGCGATCAAGCTTGGCATGGTGGACTGCCTACAGGAGCCGGGGCTGATGGCCAAGTTTCACATTGATCCGCACATGTTCCCCTTGATTTACTTTGTGCGCAACAAGGTGTTCTGCGACAAGATGGTTGGGGTGGTCACCGAATCGCACGTGAAGGAGGCTGTAGAGGCGTTTATCGACTACGCCAAGTTGGAATCCAAGAGCGAGTCTGAGGGTGCCTCCTTATTTCAAAAGGTGAGGCGtcaggacgacgacgacgagaaCGCCATGACCCtcatcgccgcggcgcacggcAAGATGCAGGCCGGCGACCCTGCGAAAGGCAAGCAACTCTTCGAAAAGGCACTTCGCATGTCAATGGAGGACATGGAGGTCGTGAAGAAGCGCTACGGTGTTCCAAACAAGAAGATGACGCCAGAGTTGTGGGCAAAGCTGAAGCGCGAGCCCTGCTACAACTCGGCTCCAGAGGCTTTGTGCGGGCTTGCGATGTGCGCCATGGCATCCAAGCAGCGAGACGAGGCATTTCGTCTCGCGGCGCGGGTGCGTGAGGAGTTCCCGTTTGCACCGCAGGATatgcgcggcgtcgcggaggcCGTTGTGCGCATCGAGCTCATTCAGGTAGTCGACTACGACCCCGACACGGACAACTACATGCGCCTTCTCAAATTCGACGAGCTCGTGAGCGAGCCCGCGCAGTTTTACAAGCACCACCTGAAGCGTGCTGTCGCCTTTTACGTGGAGGGAGTGGCCGGGCAGGCGATTGAGGAGTGCCTTCGCCTCATCCGTGCGGAACCGAAGCTGCTATCTGCGCTCAAGGAAGGTGGCATTGTACCGAATGATCTCCGCCTAGGGCCCACGGCTGTCACACCCGCGCGGCAGGTCATTCGAGCCATCTTTGAAGCGCTGGGGCCCACCAATGAGCATGTAGAGAAGGGTCGTAAGCTGCTTCAGCTTTATCTCTAG
- a CDS encoding conserved hypothetical protein (previous protein_id=AAZ09748.1): MSQLRSSPCRGGGWRIGTLLVMIVCSVGAASQLNTDCDTLGFILDVADRSCQACPEHARRVQGTCVCDVGYALHVDASTGTQSCVDCAAQKMMVSDAGAVNASAYCLPCGGDRQLTCLVDATYNEATRTCVCAPGSVLAKQVGTLLLTAAMCAPCARSACVTCSFPYALDASSGACRCSAGFTMLYDGSCVPTEAYESMAAAASGTSTALSPPNIDNSGAAGPLTRVFPAQTYSLGAALLCSRGNSTACNLLANLCVVMDYQVTAMPCALYQHIKQSKPCDDPWCETIDGLPWLYYTRSNADVLSNVTTEYRLSARQKLQLVVSVFDLYGNWLGYQSVVSQVNPCFLKNTELQTFFAAGDTRATSCHVNWHWFLRANRTLFYEVYLRHPFNASRLMPVPLLIDYSNYGFEPATFHDPWLYRGRAVASNGAMSEGGFRRRFYAYDNVGGSSDALLRSLPSYVTALRSASLVLGADHRDDRYVATPLLVLQYASKMVSTIADAAPTDDLEEERQTPLNTSGQPDYTLHCQMRSYYLSSTDSVSQGLKVAVIVLCALCFFSAWVRTYGWMRRRQYLVLDSFAVLRFFVYLCNHISNMFFLAVAVASWYMFIAYKGQSSLSRAMRLGDAYVNAMLYVAVTGKGVTVLYRLAEQCNADYFVIDWERSKGQLLRENKVVPVSMWRSTFVANALNELQALRYWCPLLTMTIVLLFLLGLDYQNMSASVPRGSRQVDGMTVSFDTLRIAIDTFFWVAVALVMYLFEYQIYYRFVVVHPLQAFVDLCSVSNISIIILLEQQWGFYIHGESIHAHADVSMEEFQSNLFLEAQGNLPVRGLGGQSKCQSLEVYLGPYTRQYLYMCYIEMHIENQRSLLKRERAINPAQWHYIRFLFCFSRQLCVYTQTALAIRDRINYAFQQSVRRAESTVLVKFMLQKWLDFPPNVMYMNGPQRGDHCGKDLFFIDDVQSYGRAFLCGLDFDLFVLYAALFAAIDAALHNFYVAMVLAFAVEVVVHFYRVREGLANLSQKTMIDDRFFL, encoded by the coding sequence ATGTCGCAGTTGCGCTCATCGCCGTGTCGTGGCGGCGGATGGAGAATAGGCACTCTGCTGGTGATGATTGTTTGCTCTGTTGGTGCGGCATCCCAGCTGAACACGGACTGTGACACGCTAGGCTTTATACTGGATGTCGCAGACCGCAGCTGTCAGGCGTGCCCGGAACACGCTCGTCGAGTGCAGGggacgtgcgtgtgcgatgTCGGCTACGCGTTGCACGTGGACGCCAGCACTGGTACGCAATCGTGTGTGGACTGCGCCGCGCAGAAAATGATGGTGAGCGATGCGGGCGCTGTCAACGCGTCCGCGTACTGTCTCCCTTGCGGAGGAGACCGCCAGCTGACTTGCTTGGTCGATGCCACGTACAACGAGGCCACACGaacatgtgtgtgcgctccgGGCAGCGTCTTGGCGAAGCAGGTGGGCACGCTTTTGCTAACAGCGGCGATGTGTGCCCCATGCGCGCGCTCAGCGTGCGTGACATGCTCCTTTCCGTATGCACTCGATGCGAGCAGTGGCGCGTGCCGTTGCAGCGCCGGCTTCACAATGCTCTACGACGGCTCCTGTGTGCCCACCGAGGCGTACGAGTCAatggccgcagcagcctcagGAACGTCGACGGCCCTGTCTCCGCCAAACATCGacaacagcggcgcggccgGGCCTCTGACTAGGGTTTTTCCTGCACAGACGTACTCGCTCGGCGCTGCCCTGCTGTGCAGTCGCGGCAACAGCACAGCGTGCAATCTGCTGGCAAACCTGTGCGTTGTGATGGACTACCAAGTCACTGCCATGCCGTGTGCGCTGTACCAGCACATCAAGCAGAGCAAGCCATGCGACGATCCGTGGTGCGAGACGATAGACGGGCTTCCATGGCTGTACTACACCCGGAGCAACGCCGATGTCTTGAGCAACGTGACGACAGAGTACCGCCTCTCGGCGCGCCAAAAGCTGCAGCTGGTTGTGTCCGTGTTTGATCTGTACGGCAACTGGCTTGGGTATCAGTCTGTGGTGAGCCAAGTCAACCCGTGCTTTCTCAAGAACACCGAGCTGCAGACATTTttcgctgccggcgacacacgcgccacaTCGTGCCATGTGAACTGGCATTGGTTCCTTCGCGCAAATCGCACTCTATTCTATGAGGTTTACCTTCGGCACCCGTTCAACGCCTCGCGGCTGATGCCCGTGCCCCTGCTCATCGATTACTCCAACTACGGTTTTGAGCCCGCGACGTTTCACGACCCGTGGCTGtaccgcggccgcgccgtcgcttcCAACGGCGCCATGTCCGAAGGCGGTTTCCGACGGCGGTTCTACGCCTACGACAACGTGGGTGGCAGCAGTGATGCACTGCTTCGCTCGCTCCCCAGCTATGTCACAGCGCTACGCAGCGCCAGTCTAGTGCTGGGGGCCGATCACCGCGACGATCGTTACGTTGCGACCCCACTTCTCGTGCTGCAGTACGCGTCCAAAATGGTGTCCACGATAGCCGATGCAGCACCCACGGACGACCTCGAAGAAGAGCGGCAAACGCCTCTCAACACCAGCGGTCAGCCCGACTACACACTCCATTGCCAAATGCGCTCCTATTACCTGTCCAGCACCGACTCTGTAAGCCAGGGGCTGAAGGTTGCGGTTATCGTCCTGTGTGCCCTGTGCTTTTTCTCGGCGTGGGTGCGCACGTATGGCTggatgcgacggcgacagTACCTCGTTCTTGATTCGTTCGCGGTACTGCGATTCTTTGTGTACCTGTGCAACCACATCAGCAACATGTTcttcctcgccgtcgccgttgcgTCGTGGTACATGTTCATCGCGTACAAGGGGCAGTCGTCTTTGTCGCGCGCGATGCGGCTAGGCGACGCGTACGTGAACGCGATGCTGTACGTCGCCGTCACGGGGAAGGGGGTCACGGTGCTGTACCGGCTAGCGGAGCAGTGCAACGCGGACTACTTTGTCATCGACTGGGAGCGATCGAAAGGGCAGCTGCTCCGTGAAAACAAGGTCGTGCCAGTGAGCATGTGGCGCTCAACGTTTGTGGCGAATGCGCTGAACGAGCTGCAGGCACTGCGCTACTGGTGCCCACTGCTCACCATGACGATCGTTCTCCTCTTTCTACTTGGCCTCGATTACCAGAACATGTCTGCCAGCGTCCCGCGCGGGTCGCGGCAGGTGGACGGCATGACCGTCTCGTTCGACACCCTCCGCATCGCGATTGACACCTTTTTTTGGGTGGCTGTGGCGCTGGTCATGTACTTGTTCGAGTATCAGATTTACTATcgctttgttgttgtgcaCCCCCTGCAGGCGTTCGTCGACCTGTGTTCCGTGTCGAACATCTCCATCATTATCCTCTTGGAGCAACAGTGGGGCTTCTACATCCATGGCGAGTCCATTCATGCCCACGCCGACGTTAGTATGGAGGAGTTCCAGAGCAACCTGTTTCTTGAGGCTCAGGGAAACCTGCCCGTACGCGGCTTGGGGGGCCAGAGCAAGTGCCAGTCTCTTGAAGTGTATCTCGGGCCGTACACCCGCCAATATCTTTACATGTGCTACATAGAGATGCATATCGAGAACCAACGTTCGCTTCTGAAGCGCGAGCGCGCCATCAACCCAGCTCAGTGGCACTATATccgctttcttttttgctTTTCACGACAACTCTGTGTCTACACACAGACGGCCTTGGCTATTCGCGACCGCATTAACTACGCCTTCCAACAAAGCGTGCGTCGCGCGGAGAGCACGGTTCTGGTGAAGTTTATGCTGCAAAAGTGGCTCGACTTCCCACCCAACGTGATGTACATGAACgggccgcagcgcggcgatCATTGCGGCAAGGATCTCTTCTTCATCGACGACGTTCAGTCGTACGGCCGCGCGTTTCTGTGCGGTCTCGACTTTGACCTTTTCGTGCTCTACGCTGCTCTGTTTGCCGCAAtcgacgcggcgctgcacaacTTCTACGTCGCCATGGTGCTGGCTTTTGCGGTGGAGGTTGTGGTGCACTTCTACCGCGTCCGTGAGGGGCTCGCGAACTTGAGTCAAAAGACAATGATTGATGATCGCTTTTTCTTGTAG
- a CDS encoding conserved hypothetical protein (previous protein_id=AAZ09749.1), whose translation MDSQGPFLVIPTKRGAVPTLTPAQANAILEPSERILATSVFEAMDFVKPCIEAGMQLSTYCGLSGYKTVLTLRSSFQGLHASASSSDTAVAGDNERGRAVISFEKWRDVVKATRPTFAVAVHESLPLCEPLNKRRRVAATRSETWLANTEEASDLGCTILPSISAGCTHDGGYIDAVPRGENSYEFFQTLQALQLSPKKCTMCVAPSISVLLAAMVSNVSLLECPLPWTLAEKGVALLLPLEEATTTSPEPVVPLLDLNDNVYALDINPIAEGCDCFTCKRHCRAYLHHLLTVQEMNSDILLVMHNLAQVVLLVRAYRCASAPTREALVSRVASAL comes from the coding sequence ATGGACTCTCAAGGCCCGTTCTTAGTGATTCCGACGAAGCGGGGCGCCGTTCCGACCTTGACGCCGGCGCAGGCGAACGCTATTCTGGAACCATCGGAGCGAATCCTGGCCACCAGCGTCTTTGAGGCGATGGACTTTGTGAAGCCGTGCATCGAGGCCGGGATGCAGTTGAGTACCTACTGCGGTCTGAGTGGGTACAAGACTGTGCTGACGCTGCGCTCGTCCTTCCAGGGCCTGCACGCAAGTGCGTCCTCCAGCGACACCGCAGTAGCCGGCGATAACGAGAGAGGCCGGGCCGTGATTTCCTTTGAGAAATGGCGTGATGTAGTCAAGGCGACGCGGCCAACCTTTGCGGTGGCCGTGCACGAATCTCTTCCTCTATGCGAGCCACTGAACAAGCGGCgacgcgtcgctgccactcGCTCGGAAACGTGGCTGGCCAACACCGAAGAGGCATCGGACCTGGGGTGCACTATTCTGCCGTCCATCTCGGCTGGATGCACACACGATGGTGGCTACATCGACGCCGTGCCTCGCGGGGAGAACAGTTACGAGTTTTTCCAAACCCTTCAAGCGCTTCAGCTATCGCCGAAAAAGTGCACAATGTGCGTTGCACCCAGCATTTCTGTGCTCCTTGCCGCCATGGTGAGCAACGTATCGCTACTGGAGTGTCCACTGCCGTGGACGCTGGCCGAAAAAGGCGTAGCTCTGCTTCTTCCCTTGGAggaggcgacgacgacgtccCCAGAACCTGTGGTGCCACTTCTGGACTTAAACGACAACGTGTATGCTCTCGACATCAACCCTATCGCTGAGGGGTGCGACTGCTTCACCTGTAAGCGGCACTGTCGCGCTTACCTGCACCATCTTCTTACTGTGCAGGAAATGAACAGCGACATTCTTTTGGTAATGCATAATCTTGCGCAGGTGGTCCTACTCGTCCGGGCCTACaggtgcgccagcgcgccaaCGCGTGAGGCTCTTGTGAGTCGCGTTGCCTCCGCACTATGA
- a CDS encoding putative CAAX prenyl protease 1 (previous protein_id=AAZ09750.1) translates to MSSSPNLFLRAAVVSLNVIGMWDAYLVLRQRRANQTKEMPSYFRKDITDEEFAKAKEYESEKSTFSFLQHLKGLVLTNMGIFLRLPALLYYLVAQRASLSTGSFSHNYAAAVAGELISVVLDIPFSYYENFHIEDRHGLNEMTKTEFVKDIVKTLLLRVTLLYPMQIKLIQFVVQRFGERFPLYLFFGMSVMLVVFLLAMPTVIQPLFNKFTPLDAESPLYKKIELLSKEMSFPLKKVFVVDGSRRSHHSNAYFYGFGSNKRIVLYDTILEQLKDDDEPIIAVLCHELGHWKHNHIYVNLAMALGQLMLISYGARLVVFDKRVYEALGFREVDPVVGLNIFAEMFYEPLSTFIGYGFCYVSRRHEFQADRFAVTHHHGEGMKKALLVISKENRASLTPDPLYSALHYTHPPVLERLQAIDAELKKRE, encoded by the coding sequence ATGTCATCCTCACCGAATCTCTTTCTGCGAGCGGCCGTCGTATCGCTCAATGTGATTGGCATGTGGGATGCCTACCTGGttctgcgccagcgccgcgccaaCCAAACCAAAGAGATGCCATCGTATTTCAGGAAGGACATCACGGACGAGGAGTTtgcgaaggcgaaggagtacgagagcgagaagagcaCGTTCAGTTTCCTCCAGCATCTGAAGGGACTCGTGCTGACCAACATGGGTATTTTTCTGCGCCTCCCCGCACTCCTGTACTACCTTGTTGCGCAGCGCGCGAGCCTGTCTACTGGCTCCTTCTCTCATAactacgccgccgccgtagccGGGGAGTTGATCTCCGTCGTACTTGACATCCCCTTCTCCTACTACGAGAACTTCCACATTGAGGACCGGCACGGCCTCAACGAGATGACCAAGACAGAGTTCGTAAAGGATATTGTAAAAACGCTGCTTCTCCGCGTCACGCTGCTGTACCCTATGCAGATCAAGCTCATTCAATTTGTGGTGCAACGCTTTGGTGAGCGCTTTCCGTTATACCTCTTCTTTGGAATGTCTGTGATGCTGGTCGTGTTTCTCCTGGCAATGCCGACGGTTATCCAGCCGCTGTTCAACAAGTTTACCCCGCTCGACGCGGAGTCGCCCCTGTACAAGAAGATCGAACTCCTCAGCAAAGAGATGAGCTTCCCCCTCAAGAAGGTCTTCGTCGTCGATggcagccgccgctcgcACCACAGCAACGCCTACTTCTACGGCTTCGGCAGCAACAAACGCATCGTTCTCTACGACACTATTCTAGAGCAGCTgaaggacgacgacgagccTATCATTGCCGTGCTCTGCCACGAGCTTGGCCATTGGAAGCACAACCACATCTACGTGAACCTTGCCATGGCCCTTGGTCAGCTCATGCTCATATCCTACGGCGCACGCCTGGTCGTCTTCGACAAGAGGGTCTATGAAGCGCTTGGTTTCCGTGAGGTGGATCCGGTGGTCGGGCTTAACATCTTCGCTGAGATGTTCTACGAGCCCCTGAGCACGTTTATCGGATACGGCTTTTGCTATGTTTCGCGGCGGCACGAGTTTCAAGCGGACCGCTTCGCCGTGACGCACCATCACGGTGAGGGAATGAAGAAGGCGCTCTTGGTGATCAGCAAGGAAAACCGGGCCAGCCTAACACCGGATCCGTTGTACTCGGCGCTCCACTACACGCACCCGCCCGTGCTCGAGCGGTTGCAGGCGATTGACGCGGAGCTCAAGAAGCGGGAATAG
- a CDS encoding DEAD-box helicase-like protein (previous protein_id=AAZ09751.1) has translation MSSYVSVSGLSKVGEDDALQRLLSSREGSGNGSNALLEAMRKIQAENVFDAENVTFTPAAPPAPVAKAASKKESAASHASVEKPKANAVSLREPKKTSSGMSPSPTVQLAASAVQASSFRATNPTDIDSLPALVELVHPKLLRPLTDSMKIEHLTRIQKLCWAAMLDSDSDVLVRSETGSGKTLAYALPTLHRLLVECDKTPISRDVGTLIIIMCPTRELVLQVTETVTTLVRCAQFITVGGIHGGENRHKEKARLRKGLPILVTTPGRLLDHLKTTASFTVAHAQTVIMDEADRLLDMGFEKALREIMELLERKCHHASDLKRVLVSATITDGVERLSHFALRRNIARIGETQDTFSVPTTLKQHYVIVPVKHRLSVLLSFLRSQLDAGANKIIVFVSTADSTEFLYLLASRLQSPFHRRSYEGKVVTRSRGASMSAKKMVETANRHLDNGGATDEVVTFEDVSDGETEGDARIDSTAALQRAFLDANVFKLHGNMLQVDRAAVFHAFKFGTRKSRSDKSVLFCTDVAARGLDMPRIDWIVHYDPPIDPTSYVHRIGRTARIGNSGDSILFLAPDERGYAAYLTHFIHSQMQQSDGKEATEMAERKYETFLFYLTKLDPKSNHMWMQSTAALERAISRLAMQRDIERGEDAKENLYRVALFAYQSYLRAYAGMPRQTKSLFFSSTLHLGHVAQSFGIDKSPSEVQRELQAYIREDRALARDNRKGTVTNSCDGERGKSKRQRVELDHEDRYHSMLTQKQRKLTRDWAEKRRKESTKIRPLQFSEFDA, from the coding sequence ATGTCATCTTACGTTAGTGTTTCGGGCTTATCGAAGGTGGGCGAAGATGACGCCCTTCAGCGTCTCTTGTCTTCTCGTGAGGGCTCTGGAAACGGGTCCAACGCCCTCTTAGAGGCGATGCGCAAGATTCAAGCAGAGAACGTGTTTGACGCGGAGAACGTCACTTTCACcccggcggcaccgccagctcCAGTCGCGAAAGCGGCGAGCAAGAAGGAAAGCGCTGCGTCCCATGCGTCTGTGGAGAAGCCGAAAGCCAACGCTGTGTCTTTGCGAGAGCCAAAGAAGACCTCGTCAGGAATGTCCCCCTCACCGACTGTGCAGTTAGCGGCCTCTGCCGTTCAGGCCTCCAGCTTTCGCGCCACCAATCCAACAGACATCGATTCTCTCCCCGCGCTTGTGGAGCTGGTGCATCCAAAGCTGCTCCGCCCGTTGACGGACTCCATGAAGATCGAGCACCTCACCCGTATCCAAAAACTGTGCTGGGCGGCAATGCTCGACAGCGATAGCGACGTcctggtgcgcagcgagacTGGCAGCGGCAAAACGCTCGCCTACGCTCTCCCCACGCTTCACCGCCTTCTCGTGGAGTGCGATAAGACGCCCATCTCGCGCGACGTGGGCACCCTCATCATTATCATGTGCCCGACCCGCGAGCTTGTGTTGCAGGTGACAGAGACAGTGACCACTctggtgcgctgcgcgcAGTTCATCACAGTCGGCGGCATCCACGGCGGCGAGAACCGGCACAAAGAAAAGGCACGGCTGCGCAAAGGCCTCCCGATTCTGGTGACGACGCCGGGCCGGCTGCTCGATCACCTCAAGACCACTGCTTCCTTCACTGTTGCCCACGCGCAAACAGTGATCATGGACGAAGCGGACCGGCTGCTCGACATGGGGTTTGAAAAGGCTCTGCGTGAGATTATGGAGCTGCTAGAGAGAAAGTGCCACCACGCGTCCGATCTGAAGCGTGTTCTAGTCTCTGCGACCATCACAGACGGCGTTGAGCGACTGTCGCACTTTGCGCTGCGCAGGAACATTGCCCGCATCGGCGAGACACAAGACACCTTCTCTGTCCCGACAACGTTGAAGCAACACTACGTGATAGTGCCGGTGAAGCACCGTCTCTCCGTCCTTCTCAGCTTTCTTCGCTCCCAGCTGGACGCTGGTGCTAACAAGATCATCGTGTTTGTCTCGACAGCGGACAGTACGGAGTTCCTGTACCTGCTCGCTTCTCGTCTACAGTCCCCATTTCACAGAAGGTCGTACGAGGGCAAGGTGGTCACGCGCTCGCGCGGTGCTTCCATGAGTGCGAAGAAAATGGTCGAAACTGCCAACCGCCACCtcgacaacggcggcgccacggaCGAGGTAGTCACGTTTGAGGATGTGAGTGACGGGGAGACGGAAGGGGATGCGAGAATTGACAGCACCGCGGCGTTGCAGCGCGCTTTCCTGGACGCCAACGTCTTCAAGCTGCACGGCAACATGTTACAGGTGGACAGAGCTGCCGTCTTTCACGCCTTCAAGTTTGGCACTCGCAAGTCCCGCAGCGACAAGAGCGTGTTGTTCTGCACGGACGTGGCTGCCCGTGGCCTCGATATGCCGAGGATTGACTGGATTGTGCATTACGACCCTCCGATAGACCCGACAAGCTATGTGCATCGGATCGGTCGCACGGCGCGTatcggcaacagcggcgacTCAATCCTTTTTCTCGCACCGGACGAGCGTGGCTACGCGGCATACCTGACGCACTTCATCCACTCGCAGATGCAGCAGAGCGACGGCaaggaggcgacggagaTGGCGGAGCGCAAGTACGAGACATTTCTCTTCTACCTCACCAAGCTGGATCCCAAGTCGAACCACATGTGGATGCAGAGCACGGCCGCGCTCGAGCGTGCCATCTCACGCCTTGCGATGCAGCGTGACATCGAGCGTGGTGAGGACGCCAAGGAGAACCTTTACCGCGTTGCGCTTTTTGCGTATCAGTCGTACCTGCGTGCCTACGCCGGTATGCCAAGGCAAACGAAgtcgctcttcttctcctccacACTGCACCTTGGCCACGTCGCGCAGAGCTTCGGCATCGACAAGAGTCCAtcggaggtgcagcgggagCTACAAGCCTACATCCGCGAAGACCGAGCACTTGCCCGTGACAACCGAAAGGGCACCGTCACCAACTCGTGcgacggggagagaggaaaaagCAAGCGCCAGCGAGTGGAGCTAGACCACGAGGACCGCTACCACAGTATGCTCACTcagaagcagcgcaagcTCACGCGCGACTGGGCTGAGAAGAGACGCAAGGAGAGCACCAAGATTCGGCCGCTTCAGTTCTCTGAGTTCGACGCGTGA
- a CDS encoding conserved hypothetical protein (previous protein_id=AAZ09752.1) has protein sequence MPCYSEAPLFLLTPLRTSSQIRPPFAQRHTRVPIVSMPRAHQKVEADSSIFSRIVEQGWVSFLILGALMVGLRLYNVKQRRDRRKLLREGLMAEMGYRSKASRKGD, from the coding sequence ATGCCGTGCTACAGCGAAGCGCCACTTTTCCTCCTCACCCCTCTTCGCACTTCTTCGCAGATACGCCCCCCTTTCGCGCAACGACACACCCGCGTCCCTATCGTCAGCATGCCGCGTGCTCACCAGAAGGTCGAGGCGGACAGCTCCATTTTTTCTCGCATCGTGGAGCAAGGCTGGGTATCCTTCTTAATTCTTGGCGCCTTGATGGTTGGACTGCGACTGTATAACGTAAAGCAGCGTCGCGACAGACGAAAGCTGCTGCGGGAGGGGCTTATGGCGGAGATGGGGTACCGCAGCAAGGCAAGCCGCAAAGGGGACTAA
- a CDS encoding conserved hypothetical protein (previous protein_id=AAZ09753.1) — translation MARTLLFLLSILVLAAAATAHELHLPADIYDRAAGEWSVEVVSSCRSPLLGTVTFRNTTAVVEWKEVGAPEMRISGRSATSSLSVAALSDFLTKDSHELSYAVCERQENYLATPQRPVQVAAMSTTYIKAYSGVLTSSFDGSTCDGTRERTIAIQALGAPFTPSKGKAWQMQEALYAIDIILDTRNVEGTCASKRGAGVPDAVPGNDKRSRKRRAHRTLSSGMVVSMADAMTTENGIVTLRFIRRSAAHQPWFLRYYTPIVFATIFIMYRMAYSFSYGRAAKASPRSESSGGKTAGDAGRIAASGCNSNPIDT, via the coding sequence ATGGCGCGGAcgcttctttttctgttGAGCATCCtggtgctcgctgccgcggccaccgcgcACGAGCTTCACCTGCCGGCCGACATCTACGACCGCGCCGCGGGTGAGTGGAGTGTGGAGGTGGTCTCGTCGTGCCGGTCGCCGCTATTAGGGACTGTCACGTTTCGGAAtaccaccgccgtcgtcgagTGGAAAGAGGTAGGAGCGCCCGAAATGAGAATCAGTGGGCGGTCGGCCACGTCGTCGCTGAGCGTAGCAGCGCTCTCTGACTTTTTGACGAAGGACAGCCATGAGCTCTCTTACGCTGTGTGCGAGCGCCAGGAGAACTACCTTGCCACCCCACAGCGCCCGGTCCAGGTGGCTGCAATGTCCACCACCTACATCAAGGCTTACTCAGGCGTGCTGACCAGCTCATTCGACGGGAGCACCTGTGACGGCACCCGCGAGCGCACGATTGCCATTCAAGCTTTGGGGGCGCCGTTCACGCCAAGCAAAGGGAAGGCATGGCAAATGCAGGAGGCCCTGTATGCAATTGATATTATTCTCGATACGAGGAACGTAGAGGGAACATGCGCGTCCAAGCGGGGCGCTGGCGTGCCGGATGCCGTGCCAGGGAACGACAAGCGCTCCCGGAAGCGTCGTGCGCACCGAACCCTGAGCTCGGGCATGGTCGTCTCTATGGCGGACGCGATGACGACTGAAAACGGCATTGTGACGCTGCGCTTCATTCGCCGCTCGGCAGCTCATCAGCCGTGGTTCCTACGCTACTACACCCCCATTGTATTCGCGACCATCTTCATCATGTATCGCATGGCGTATTCCTTCTCTTACGGTCGGGCCGCGAAAGCCTCACCACGTTCAGAGAGCAGTGGTGGCAAAACGGCTGGCGACGCTGGGCGCATCGCTGCGAGCGGCTGTAACTCTAACCCTATCGACACGTAA